A genomic window from Synechococcus sp. WH 8016 includes:
- a CDS encoding DUF3122 domain-containing protein yields MGVLRRLLVSLLAAVLLLLVTPNAALAQVHQHNDEAGAPMLRSLESLRDLDYDSWQAVAYRTGEPGNPVILRIVGYPGKVRLEHPVSLHVQAGVKEWDLDDITLDNPALASDGREAAAEFALDPLLSNLSNNRPLRLFLPGVFNELPVPPYVVGEWRDVQTQPLS; encoded by the coding sequence ATGGGTGTGCTGCGTCGGCTTTTGGTTTCCTTGCTCGCTGCGGTGCTCCTGCTTCTTGTCACGCCCAATGCAGCCCTAGCCCAGGTTCACCAACACAACGATGAGGCGGGTGCACCGATGCTGCGCAGTCTCGAAAGCCTGCGAGACCTTGATTACGACAGCTGGCAAGCCGTGGCCTATCGCACCGGTGAGCCCGGTAACCCAGTGATCCTGAGAATTGTGGGTTACCCCGGAAAAGTTCGGCTTGAGCATCCGGTATCGCTGCATGTTCAAGCCGGAGTGAAGGAATGGGACTTGGATGACATCACTCTCGACAATCCCGCGCTCGCCAGCGACGGCCGCGAAGCAGCCGCTGAATTCGCCCTCGATCCGCTGCTCAGCAATTTGAGCAACAACCGTCCTCTGCGCCTGTTCCTGCCAGGTGTCTTTAATGAGTTGCCCGTTCCCCCCTATGTGGTGGGTGAGTGGCGGGATGTGCAAACCCAGCCGTTGAGCTGA